Proteins encoded within one genomic window of Arachis ipaensis cultivar K30076 chromosome B08, Araip1.1, whole genome shotgun sequence:
- the LOC107611028 gene encoding 3-oxoacyl-[acyl-carrier-protein] synthase 3-like, whose amino-acid sequence MLCGGSDAAIIPIGLGGFVACKALSQRNTDPTKALHPWDIEIQQKSCSFLLLLTMFLTEMDLSWGRSWSFTFGRLGACKVHAGRDNLIALGVDVSRKALEMANVDPDDLDLILMCTSTLEDLFGSAPQIQKQLGCKANPLAYDITAACSGFVLGLISTACHIRVVDFVMFLLLGLMLCQDMLIGAIEGVVFSLGMRLVLC is encoded by the exons ATGCTTTGTGGTGGTTCAGATGCTGCTATTATACCCATTG GTTTGGGAGGTTTTGTGGCATGCAAAGCCCTATCACAGAGGAATACAGACCCTACCAAAGCTTTACACCCTTGGGACATTGAAATACAACAAAAATCCTGCTCATTCTTGCTGCTACTCACCATGTTTTT AACCGAGATGGATTTGTCATGGGGAAGGAGCTGGAGTTTTACTTTTGGAAGACTTGGAGCATGCAAAG TGCATGCAGGCAGAGATAATTTGATAGCTTTAGGGGTAGATGTATCTAGGAAAGCTCTTGAGATGGCAAATGTTGACCCTGATGATCTTGACCTTATATTGATGTGCACGTCTACACTAGAGGATCTATTTGGTAGTGCTCCACAG ATACAAAAACAACTTGGCTGCAAAGCAAATCCATTGGCTTATGACATTACAGCTGCATGTAGCGGATTTGTGTTGGGCTTAATATCAACTGCTTGTCACATTAGG GTGGTGGATTTCgtaatgttcttgttattggggCTGATGCTCTGTCAAGATATGTTGATTGGAGCGATAGAGGGAGTTGTATTCTCTTTGGGGATGCGGCTGGTGCTGTGCTAG